From a single Shewanella donghaensis genomic region:
- a CDS encoding putative bifunctional diguanylate cyclase/phosphodiesterase, translated as MTQRFKSLTWKQTNLVVFTALFFAIAIFVVEIALVVVTTKQQLTASQQELLNSVEQTASNAVWALDDKQTEQTLEGIIKIDNIRSSVIHLDDGSLYVSASNQPKPFSDKYDSLSHFLFNDLHEISRPLFRPHYFEGNKKQQLIGTLSIYYDTQKMTNNLFNQLQLGFIATLARALLLTLVLTIVFHRFLTQPIARISEAIDKIDPDLPDENLLPMSKAHKDDELGLVTTKFNQILLQFSQTQNKLRKMATRDPLTSLPNRTLLLETLNVTIQRARVHKRHFALLFIDLDRFKNVNDSLGHAIGDQFLARVARILEKAVGDKGSVARLGGDEFVIVADDIETPEQAADFVGKLLKQLNAPIQLNEHAIHPAASIGISIYPEDGPGAEDLIRHADIAMYSAKAAGSNQWSFFKQQMTEHAANRLKTEASLHDALKRNEFLLYFQPKLDLKTNKVIGCEALIRWKKNGELIPPMEFIPIAEETGIIIPIGRWVIEQSCKVIREWEKKYNYAIPIAVNVASQQFADASLVSDIKQLALRYQIRPELLEIEITETSLMNDIDQAINKLEQLKSAGFGIAVDDFGTGYSSLSYLRHLPITTMKIDRGFVSDLPHDGAIASTILMLGQQLKLDIVAEGIENQEQLAWLQRHNCQIGQGFFFSKPLPLEEFEALYLSEAPLEIENR; from the coding sequence ATGACTCAAAGGTTTAAGTCTCTGACATGGAAACAAACTAATCTAGTAGTTTTTACTGCCTTATTTTTTGCAATTGCCATTTTTGTTGTCGAGATTGCGCTTGTTGTAGTAACGACTAAACAGCAACTTACCGCCTCTCAACAAGAACTACTAAACTCAGTTGAACAAACAGCATCAAATGCAGTTTGGGCACTTGATGACAAACAAACCGAACAAACATTAGAAGGTATTATCAAAATTGATAATATCCGTTCATCGGTTATTCATTTAGATGATGGTTCTTTGTATGTGAGTGCCAGTAACCAGCCAAAACCTTTTTCCGACAAATATGACTCTTTAAGCCATTTTTTATTTAATGACTTACATGAAATCTCCAGACCCTTATTTCGCCCTCATTATTTCGAAGGTAATAAAAAGCAGCAACTTATTGGCACCTTGTCTATCTATTACGATACACAAAAAATGACTAATAACTTATTTAACCAGTTGCAACTTGGCTTTATTGCGACCTTAGCTAGAGCCCTTTTATTAACACTGGTTTTAACAATCGTTTTTCACCGCTTCCTTACGCAGCCAATAGCAAGGATCAGTGAAGCTATTGATAAAATTGATCCCGATTTACCTGATGAAAACTTATTACCTATGTCTAAAGCTCACAAAGATGATGAGTTAGGACTCGTGACGACTAAATTTAATCAGATTTTATTACAATTCAGTCAGACCCAAAATAAACTTCGTAAGATGGCCACTAGGGATCCCCTTACAAGCCTCCCAAATAGAACATTATTACTCGAAACATTAAATGTGACAATTCAACGCGCTCGAGTACATAAGCGGCATTTTGCTCTATTATTTATTGACTTAGATAGGTTCAAAAACGTTAATGATTCATTGGGCCATGCCATTGGTGACCAATTTCTTGCTCGTGTCGCGAGAATTTTAGAAAAAGCGGTGGGTGATAAAGGTAGCGTAGCCCGCCTAGGTGGCGATGAGTTTGTGATTGTTGCTGATGATATTGAAACGCCTGAACAAGCAGCTGACTTTGTCGGAAAGCTATTGAAGCAACTTAATGCACCGATTCAGTTAAATGAGCATGCAATACATCCTGCCGCATCAATAGGCATCTCTATTTATCCAGAAGATGGCCCTGGTGCTGAAGATCTTATCCGCCATGCTGACATTGCTATGTATAGCGCAAAAGCGGCAGGTTCTAATCAATGGTCATTCTTTAAACAACAAATGACTGAACATGCGGCCAACCGACTCAAAACAGAAGCTTCACTACATGATGCGCTTAAACGAAATGAATTCCTGCTCTATTTTCAGCCTAAATTAGATCTCAAAACCAATAAAGTCATCGGTTGTGAAGCGTTAATTCGTTGGAAGAAAAATGGTGAATTGATTCCGCCAATGGAATTTATTCCCATAGCGGAAGAAACTGGCATCATTATCCCTATAGGAAGATGGGTCATTGAACAAAGCTGTAAAGTTATTCGTGAATGGGAGAAGAAATATAACTACGCAATCCCTATTGCCGTAAATGTTGCCTCACAGCAGTTTGCAGACGCTAGTTTAGTCTCTGATATTAAACAGCTCGCATTACGCTATCAGATACGTCCAGAGCTATTAGAAATTGAAATTACTGAAACATCATTAATGAACGACATAGATCAGGCGATAAACAAACTTGAACAGCTCAAAAGTGCGGGTTTTGGTATTGCTGTTGATGATTTTGGTACCGGCTACTCATCACTATCCTATTTACGCCATTTGCCAATTACCACAATGAAAATTGATCGCGGGTTTGTCTCAGACCTCCCCCACGATGGCGCAATAGCATCGACCATTTTGATGTTAGGACAGCAGCTAAAACTTGATATTGTAGCCGAAGGTATCGAAAACCAAGAACAGCTCGCTTGGCTACAACGACATAATTGCCAAATTGGCCAAGGATTTTTCTTTAGTAAACCACTGCCATTGGAAGAGTTTGAGGCACTTTATCTTTCTGAAGCGCCATTAGAAATCGAAAATAGATAA
- the rpsO gene encoding 30S ribosomal protein S15, which yields MSLSNEQKAKIVAEFARCENDTGSTEVQVALLTAQINHLQGHFKEHIHDHHSRRGLLRMVSARRKLTAYLKRTDVVRYTALIQKLGLRR from the coding sequence ATGTCACTAAGTAATGAACAGAAAGCTAAAATTGTAGCTGAATTTGCACGTTGTGAAAACGACACTGGTTCAACTGAAGTACAAGTAGCTTTATTGACTGCACAGATTAACCATCTACAAGGTCATTTCAAAGAGCACATCCATGATCACCATTCACGTCGTGGTCTACTACGTATGGTTAGCGCTCGTCGTAAGCTTACAGCTTACCTTAAGCGTACTGACGTAGTTCGTTATACAGCTCTTATCCAGAAGCTTGGTTTACGTCGTTAA
- the truB gene encoding tRNA pseudouridine(55) synthase TruB, producing MARRRKGRFINGIVLLDKGTGISSNHALQRVKRLYQANKAGHTGALDPLATGMLPICLGEATKFSQHLLEADKRYLVTAKLGERTDTSDSDGEVVQIRPVQFTQEKLEESLEHFRGHTMQVPSMYSALKHQGQPLYKYAREGIEVPREARPINVFELLYVGLEGDELTLDIHCSKGTYIRTIVDDLGEMLGCGAHVIMLRRTQVADYPYEKMVTLEQLMEMVEEAEKSETPSSDVLDPLLLPMDTAVANFAEVNLPETSAQFILQGQPVKVENLLEDQLLRITLGESRKFIGIGFKNDDGLLAPKRLVVEHTEEV from the coding sequence ATGGCTCGTCGTCGCAAAGGGCGTTTTATTAATGGCATAGTGCTATTAGATAAGGGAACTGGCATCAGTTCAAACCATGCTTTGCAACGTGTCAAACGTCTTTACCAAGCTAATAAAGCGGGTCACACCGGCGCTTTAGATCCATTAGCTACTGGCATGCTACCTATTTGTTTAGGTGAAGCAACCAAGTTTTCTCAGCATCTGCTTGAAGCAGATAAGCGTTATTTGGTTACTGCTAAGCTCGGTGAGAGAACTGATACAAGTGATTCAGATGGTGAAGTTGTGCAGATAAGACCTGTCCAATTTACCCAAGAAAAACTTGAAGAGTCTCTTGAGCATTTTCGTGGACATACCATGCAAGTGCCATCAATGTATTCAGCATTAAAGCATCAAGGGCAACCTTTATACAAATATGCACGTGAAGGCATTGAAGTACCGCGTGAAGCTCGTCCTATTAATGTGTTTGAACTTTTATATGTTGGCTTAGAAGGCGATGAATTAACGTTAGATATTCATTGTTCAAAAGGCACATATATACGCACAATCGTTGACGACTTAGGCGAAATGCTTGGCTGTGGCGCTCACGTTATCATGCTTAGACGTACTCAAGTTGCTGATTATCCTTATGAGAAAATGGTGACTCTAGAACAATTGATGGAAATGGTTGAAGAAGCTGAAAAGTCTGAAACACCATCAAGTGACGTTTTAGATCCATTGTTATTACCAATGGATACTGCTGTAGCTAATTTTGCTGAAGTGAATTTACCTGAGACAAGTGCTCAGTTTATTTTACAAGGCCAACCCGTTAAGGTTGAAAACTTATTAGAAGATCAACTTCTCAGAATCACCTTAGGTGAATCTAGGAAGTTTATCGGCATAGGTTTTAAAAATGATGATGGTTTATTAGCACCTAAAAGATTGGTGGTCGAGCATACTGAAGAGGTTTAA